A segment of the Lycium ferocissimum isolate CSIRO_LF1 chromosome 10, AGI_CSIRO_Lferr_CH_V1, whole genome shotgun sequence genome:
CAAAAACATGacataaaatatattaatttttaataacATCCAATATGAACtataacattttctttttttttttaaaaaaagttcagTTCTAGAGACATCAATTAGATATGCTATATTTATGCTTTTGTTGAGATTTTAATGAGGTTACTTATAAACAAAGAtaacttttaaataaataaattaaaattttatacttTACAAATGTTTGTACATGTTAATTCAATTAAATTATACAAAGTATattgaaaaaatgaagaaaattaattacttGTCTTAATATAATTAGactttccttttactttctaaAAATTTCCGTGatgagaaaatgattttttttccttttgttagtttaaatggtacattattttataaaatggatattttaattattttctcaaaCACAAATGAAGATTCAATgcttcatgattcatttaatcATGTTTCGCTATGCTAACAAACACTACCTAACATGATTTTTCCtcgtgtaaaaaaaaaaaatgatactcgAAAAACATAAAAAGTTTACTCTCTTTTGTTACAAGATGTTTGACATTACTGCTGCTGGAAAACTAAATATAGTTTCattaactaaatatttttcaaagatgtTCTCAACATTTAAACTACTCCATCAAGTtcacattataatttttttttttttaatttataagtgtaaatatatattaagaaatatttttatgaattcaTGCCAAAAATTGAACGGACTGACCGCATAGTACGctgtgcatttttttttttttagattaatGCAGTATAAAGTACAACTTACATTGTTCGTTATGCATAGAAAATACAATTAAGTATGCTTgcatcaaatttaaaaaataaaatattataatacaccaaataatatccaaaaaaaaagtactaCAAAAAAGTTAGATTGACTCTTATTATATGTAGTAAAATTAATTGACATcatcacaattcacaattttTTAAGCATTTTAAGCGGACCTTAAAATTTTCGAAATTTACCAAAATTGGATGTGGCGCCCtaagtaataaagaaataaagtagGAGTAAAAATAAGCCATATGAAGATGTTATAGCACATGCCTTCAAAAGTTAGTCTAAGAGGCTTTCTATAATCAAAAAAAGGCTTGAAAGTGCCTTAATATTTCTAAAACACCTCATAGTAGAGGAAATAATAAAAGACAAATttaggggtaaatttgaaaaagaaaccTTTAGTTGGTAACCCTTAGTTGTAATGTAACAAAGGACTCTAACTAAGTACTACAAAAAAGTTATATTGAcccttattatatatagtaatataGTAGTAATATCAAGCAAAAAACTTTCCTAATCATATGACACACCTATAGAGAAGTAATATGTATTTGTTACGATCTTTAAAAGACACGTGAATCTAAAATTGCTTGTTAAACTTGATCCTATAGCAAAATATCATAGCCAAGTAACTCTACCATCATTATATGCTAATCATGTTTAAGCCAAATAGCCAACCACTAACATTGACCTAAGTTAGCAGGGAGTAGAAACATACAACAATATTTACTTGTATAGATGCAATAATTGGAACTATCATCTATGGTTAATTGGCAGTCTTCTTCGcgataaaaaataatgaatagaaaacatgaaaattaaGATACACATacaaatagaaaaatatttagaaaataaaaataccaCAAATAAATTAGTAATTATCTCATAATCAAGCACAAGACATCCAAAAAATTATGTGCTCCCTATGCTTGGTTTCTCTCCTTTccttaattctttattattgaGTCTTGAGGATTTTCGTGGATGCAATGGGTGATGACCCAACAACTACAAGTTATATATATCCCTCCATAATTCATATCTTTCCAACTTCATAACCCCCCAATGAGTTTATTACAATTGAAAGTGTGTGCCGTTTTATTCCCCCAGGGTCACCACGTTAGGCATGTTGGAATAATGCTCCAAATAAATCTAATTAATGAGGTAGTTACTTTTGTAACATCTTGAATAATGGGACGGAAGAAGAACTAAAATATTGAATAGGAATGAGTGGAGTAGTAAATACTGAGACCTTTAAATATAAACATTAAAGAATAAGAATGAATAGAGGAGTAGTAATTGATACATTTATTTTGTACAATAATaagtaataaaaatgaaggaaaaaatgtcaaaaaaaaatgagaaaaaagataaatatgattcTTGGCCAAAGAGAGGTGCCGCATCACATCTTTAAttcctagctttatattatatatagattggaAGTTGGAATAGGTTGTCTACTGTAAAAATCAAGAGGCAACGTGTAGTTattgttttgttatttttttaattaagggAAGAAAAATGAGCTAAATGAAGTTTACAAAAATCTTGTGATttagaaattgaatgaaaagtgCAACAACTATTAGGCAACACAtttgataaaattaattaaaagaatacGCTTCTAAAAAGAATAGCAATTGTACAACATTTCAGAATCTTTCTACAACTTTACTTCATATTTTAGCAACAAAATATGGAAAAGCATTATAAGCAAACAAACATACCATGATACCATAATGGTCAGGGGCGGAGCGAGGAAGGGTCAAGGGGCCTCCTTCGATAGAAAATTATATTGTTTATAtatgattaaaattattttttatgtataagtAAATATTGAACCCCCTTTGACTTCTTCAtgtgtttattttttcatattttgaagagaaaattacactgtatgttCATTGGGGCAACAATGCTAccaaaattgacccattttttttaattcttacaaaaaatgacccaaacttctctctctctctctctctctctctctgtttgtatatatgtttgtatatgttggtataaatgtctgtatatgtttgtatatatctgtataagtttgtatattttgggctatttCGTAATGCAAGTTTTGGGCTATtcttttgcaatgtaagtgatcaacttgtatatttctgaaattttttctattttgaatcacttaaagtaaaaaaaagaaaaaatcacaGTTAAAATGAAAGCATTTGATAATTATTGTGCCCACTGAAAGACATCAAGACCCTTGCCAAAGGGGACGCATATAATGCCCCTTGATGAATAACAAATGGCTTCTCAAAATCAATACTTATTTCTCGTGCTAATTTATGGCTTTAAAACAATTAAGACATAATTGCTTATTAACATTCCAGATTACTATTAGAATTGTTCTACATATGCCTAGCTTCTAGGATTCCGATTAACACATACATTTCGAGAGAAGAGAGAATCGTAAGGAAtgaaaaatcaactaaaatcaattattttaaagaaaaaaagaaaagaaaagagaatttaAAAGAAGACCATTAGCCTTGCTGCAGTATAGAGAAATATTTCTTTATGTGCCAATTTTACATACGATTACATCTCATTCTGGGGTGTTCCAATTTGACGCTATTTTACTAATAGCTTTCTTTATCTAACTTCAATTGCGTCCAacaataaatttatttaactatacaaattttacattttgatGTAGCTTCTCTTTATTTACAatttaattttgcataattaCTTATAAATACCAGCTTAATTACTACAACTAACATATAATAGTCTAAACTCCATTTATAtccacacaaaattttcatataaaaagcATAGAGGTGTAATTCTAAATTCAAGGGAGGAAGTGGAAACCATATTCGATCCACATATACTAATCAACTTTTTATAGAAACATTAAACCAACCTTTCTTCCCAGATATAATATAGAAAAGCAAGCAAAAAACTTTCCTACAGAGAAGGAAATTTCTAAAATTGCTAAGCTGAAAATGAATAATTGTTTTTGCCTAATAAAAAGCAATGAATACACGAGTAGAGCCCAAATACCAATTTTGTATAGAAGATGAATACAACATGTAATCCTAACACCACAGAAATTTGAAGAGATCAAGTAGAATGTTTTCCGCATCATATAGCAGCATTCCTTATCTCATTTCTTCACAGAGGTTATGGGATAAAATGTTTAAAGCCTTTATAAAGTTTaaatatataatagtattatcTAAAACATTGTGTTGGAGAACAATCCATGAGTCATTTGAGCAAAAGAAGATTGCCCTTTAGATATCTTTTGCATCACTTACATTTTTTGGCCCTTTGATTTTTGTAATTAATGTGAGCTTTATGGGACCATAAGTAGGAATACCAAGGGAATCAGAAATCACTACGTGCATATGAATTTTGATTTTCAGTAAAGAATATGAATAATGGGATAATAAATGATAATAATTGTGACTTTTATTCTTAACTAACATAATAAGATaagataaatgaaaaaaataggataaaaattcaaaaaaaaggagaaaaaagataaatgtatgTGGCGAATATACGGAGACCAGAGTTTTGAGCGTAGGATTATATCAACATATTtctaaatttatattatatacagATTGTCCTATGCCATTTCGAATGCTAAAAGGTTTtggttcattttattttcatataagAGATTGAATCCACATACAAATAAGAGATCAGGAATCTCTTATATGGGGATTGCAGATCTGGCTAGTTATTTAACTTTTTATATAGCCATCACATACCGGACTACTACATTCCATTAGTTTAAAGTATtaggggcaatttgcaggattgcccttcgctggggtggCCTTTAATTGCCCCTCAAATtagcggtctttaatttttgtccttcgctaaaatttttttcatttcgggttcgaaccatcgctcaataaaaaaattttaaaaaaattcgcaaggctgAGTTTTGCACATGCAAAACTCTACTTACCTTAATGTAGAGTTTTGCATGCTTCAGGCAGAgttccaaactctaccttgagGTTTTCTGATTATGGGCAAAAACTACCCTAAATATCGAATATTACCTTCAAGCAAAAAGATTGCCTTTGATCTTTTGCAAGGAAGAGTTTGAAGgcaaaattttgccttaagTAGAATCCAAGCAGAAATCTCTGCCTTtcgatttttatttatttattttcttacttgagttcgaacctagaacctcgagatattaggcgaagggcaaaaattaaagagcaccaattcgagggacaaaaattaaagaccaccccaaaagaaggataaTCCgccaaaaaaaatgaagtattAGACTTAGAATTGGAACCACTAAGTTCCAAGCCTTGTACTTCTAGTTCagatattttattagtttgaaaacTATGTATAAGTTGAAGGGGATATTTAAACCTCCAataattgaaagagaaaggGACAGACCAATGAATATAAGATTGTCCTTCATagataaaataaaacaacaaaagatgaataagtagACATTTTTGCAACTGCCAATGAGAGTGGCAAAACATAAGGAGACAAggtcaaattacatcaacaagGTCCAATAGATTCAAGAAGACTTGATGAAGTATCAAGAGATTTTGAAGTTGtttggaagaagaagacaaGGTGCAGAATCAAATTTTTATCGGTCTACATCTCCTTGAAGAATTtacaattccaaaaaaaaaaaaagggtctgACTCTATATTCTTGCTTATTTTAATATTTCACTATTTAAGTATTATCAgttgtaatatcatcatagagTGTGTTATAAACTCTGTGATGATCATAGAATATTTAGtgctttcttcttattattttttatgtgcaTGTCAGTTAGTAGAGGTTTTTTACGCCTCAATAGGATTAGTAAGGTAAGACCTAGCCCATTTGCTTGTACTTGTTCTTTGCATTTCgcttttatatataattaaaaaactAGCCCTACGTACCTCGCCCAGtggaaaaaagataaaaaaagtAGACATTTTTGCTGATTTGACATATCTATTTAGACTTTCCAGCGTCAATAGATGTTTTTTTTGGACATTTTGATGATAAATAGGactttaaaattgtacaaattTCTCAAACTCAAATTACATTCAATCACTCTCTGTTCTGTTACCATTGCCAACTTTTCAGACAAATAGATCTGTAGCCCTAAAAAAACCATGGAGAAAAAGATAGAGATAATATCAAAACAGTTGATTAAGCCATCAGTTTGTCATGTTGAATCCTTCAATTTTTCTGCTCTAGATCAACTAGCCTCTCCTACTCACTATCCAATTTTTTTATACTATCCACATGATCAAGAATCAACCAATTTATCAACTAGATCCCTACAACTAAAAGTTCCTTGTCCAAAATTCTTGCtgatttttatccttttctttggTAGATTAATCAATGACAACACTTCAATCAGTTACAATAATTCTaaagatgatgattttggaGTGTTGTTTATTGAAGCTTTTACACATAACTACAACCTCCAAGAAATTCTTCTTTCAGGGAGCAAAACAAACACCTTAGAGCAATTTGTCCCACCAATGGATTCACTATTGAAAACTCATTTGCTGGTTGTTCAAGTCACAGTCTTCGAGTGTGGAGGCATGATCCTAGGTTGTTTGGTTTCTCACAAGCTATCTGATGCTAGCTCTATTTGCACTTTCATCAATAATTGGGCAGCCGCGGCTCGAGGTGCTAATAATTCGAATTCTTTGACCCCTGATTTTACATCCGTGGTCAAAGTCTTCCCACCAACTAAACAACCGTCGCCATTGCCATTTGCGAATCCTGTTGGTGGTGAAGAGAAGCAAATCATTACGAAGATTTTCTCGTTTGATGGGCCTAGCATAGCGGATCTCAAGTCTAAGGCTCTGAGTAAGGATGTACCGGGTCCTACAAGTGTTGAAGCAGTGTCGGCTCTGATATGGAAGTGTGCGACCGTCTCATCTAAAAGCAGTACTGGTATGTCTACCTTATCCCTCGTAGTGAACCTCAGGAAAAGGCTTGTACCTTCATTGCCCGGTGGGACCATTGGAAACTTACTTGCCTTTTTTGTGGCTACTAAAAGTAATGAGAGAGACAAAAATGACTTATCAAATCTTGTGACCATCTTGAGAAAAGGTTTATTAGAGTTCCCTAGTTTAAATTGGGATGTGGCTTTGGACCACATAGTTGAGAATTGGAACAAGTTAGATCTTATATCAAGAAACAATGACACAGAGTTTTATAGTTTTTCTAGTTGGTGTGGGGTACCATTTTATGAAGCAGATTTTGGATGGGGGAAGCCAAAATGGATAAGCACTATGATTCAATACAAGAATTTAATTGTTCTCATGGATGCAAAAGATGGTGGGATAGAAGCCTGGGTTTGTTTAGAGGTAAAACATATGTCAGAGTTTGAGCAAAACCCAGATTTACTAGATTTTGCGACCACCAAATAAGCAATTACGAGTTAATTTTCACAAGTCTCCTGTCCGAGCACCTGGTAGGGACGCTTCCCTCTTTATGGCCGTATGCGGCGCAAATCTGGACTTGTGGGGCAGTGAGTTCTGGATACCATATATTTAAGGTTCTTcatatgtttatatttttcCATTTCCTGCGCTCTTGTTCCGTCCCCGTACTTTTACCTTAGGTGATATATGAGAATCAAAGATCAAGCTAATTTCCTTTTATATTGTAACAAACATCTTGTGTTTgcatttgaaaataaattttgcaCTGTCAGTGTGCATCAGTTAAATACTTGAATATTAGATTAAAAAAACATTACAATCTAGAGctcatagtaatttttttttgttgttgtattcttttatgatgtATAACTGATTGCCGAACGATGTGTGCATAATAAGTTACTACAGAAGCAATCACATGCTAAGTAAAATGAGAATTAAGGATGTTCTTAACATGTTCTTGATCAGTGGATGTAGTTTTTTCATTTATTGCTAGATTTTCACAAAGGTGGATCTAGTATTAACTTTATGCGTTAGGAATTTAGGATTCTGGAATTGTGACATCAAACTAACATACAATGATAACTAGAGCAAGTAACGAGTATTAAGAATGTAATCCTAtgcttttttttctctcttattctTTGGGTTGATTTCCTTGATGACCCTGATTATATGCAAtttcttccaacttcaaaaatttcattttgaCACACGTGTTTGAGCAACTTTCGATCTTTTCTGGGAAAATCCATTTGTAGTCTTTGAATATGCAGTAGACAAACCTAGAATTTCAAAGGGTATTCcaaacattttgaccaaccaaacatagaaaaattgaaaaacattttccagttttcctccataccaaacacacccctaAACTAGCATGAAGGATAGTCACAGAATCAGTAGTGCAACTAACCATCACCACACACTTAATGGCGTCATAAATTTTTTGCCTTAAAAAACTCACGCAAGTATACACGATCGACAAGTAATAAAGTGATAATAAGATCAAGTATCGTTTCCACGAAGATCTATAATTGACTATTAACTATATCAAACAATgcctaattatctaaacaagaaagtTTCAATAGTTTGTTTTGTAGTtattatattataattaaatattaaacaAGAAAATTAAGGAATTAActaataaatttgaaaataaatttggaTATTAAtgtggagaaaatattttaggtTTATGGAATATCTATCAATCCTGTTGAATTTTTCAGCtaatttgactaattaattTATCTCAGTGTTAATGAAAGATGTAAAGAAATGAAGATAAGCACCAAAAAGTTTAATAGCTTGCCAAGTCCACCCACACTCATCTAATATCTGATGTTTGTATGTTGACATGGGCGATATGATATCCAAAATCTTGGACATATTAATTCAATTCATTAATGAAAAGCCAACTAATATGTGTATTActtcctctgtctcaatttatatgacacaatttagattttgagagtcaaatttttttatttctaccaTAAATTAAGACACACaatctttaaatattttgaactaaaatTAATTACATATTTGATTTGACTAATTAATTTATCTCAGTATTAATGAAAGATGTAAAGAAATGAAGATAAGCACCAAAAAGTTTAATAGCTTGCGAAGTCCACCCACACTTATCTAATATCTCATATTTGTATGTTGACCTAGGTGATATGATATCCAAACTCTTGGACATATTAATTAAATTCATTAATGAAAAGCCACCTAATATATGTATTACTTCccctgtctcaatttatatgacacaattcagatttcgagagtcaatttttttttttatttcgacCGTAAATTAAGACACACaatctttaaatattttgaactaaaattaattacatatttgaaaacaatgTGAAAAGTATTATAAATAACAATAATCGATAATTACAAATATTTGTAAGGCATATGAAAAAAACTACAgtcaaataaaaatttgttgactctcgaaattcaaACGGTGCCACATAAGTTTAGACGGAGGAGTGATTCTTGATGTCACAAAACCAGTTGGTTGGCATCTGCGAttaaattatatgaattttaGTTAAACATACTGACAGTTTTCATACTCATCTAATAATTACATTCATCACATGAGATCTTAATTTCCACAATATTTCTGTAATATATGAtctgtagaaaaaaaaattcacgatGCAAAGTTCTGGACAAGAAGATTATTTTTAAGATAAGTGAAAGGGACTTAAGCGTATACATTTAAACATCCAAGCTTTTAAAAGTTATGAAATGTACCCATGCCTCCTTTTCTAAACCCTAATccagaaaataaatgaaaaagaaaatgagtggCCTTATTGCAAATTAAGACTTTAGAGTGGCCTCTTTGCTAAATCTTCTCAagtctctttcttctttttctcaatatatgtatatttctcAAGCTTTGTTAAATAAGAAATCACTACGTGCATATGAGTTTTGTTGAACCAAAACTTTTTGGCATTTGAAATGCTCTTATGTGTAGGATtcaatctatctatatataatataaagttaggcatagacaatcctatgtggcacctctctatgatctccattgacatttatcttttttctcctttttttgaattttttccttttttttcatttatcttatcttattattttagttaAGAATAAAAGTCACAATTATTATCATTTATTATCCCGCTATTTATATTCTTTACTGAAAATCAAAACTCATAAATCAGTGAATGAAATaaggcgaaaaaaaaaaagacataggAACGAGCAAGGACCACAGGTCGCACATAAGCCGCCAGGAGTGATTTTGTGATTCCCTGTACTTCTAGTTGAGATATTCTATTAGTTTGAAAACTATGTATAAGTTGAAGGGGCTATTTAAACCTCCAGTAATTGAAAGAGAAAGGGACAGACCAATGAATATAAGATTGTCCTTCATagataaaataaaacaacaaaagaaaaataagtagaCATTTTTGCAACTGCCAATGAGAGTGGCAAAACAGAAGGAGACAAGGTTAAATTACATCAACAAGGTCCAATAGATCCAAGAAGATTTGATGAAGTATCAAGAGATTTTGAAGCTGTTGGAAGAAGAAGACAAGGTGAAGAATCAAATTTTTATCGGTCTACATCTCCTTGCAGAATTTacaattccaaaaaaaataaaataagggtTTGACTCTATATTCTTGcttattttaatatttcaatATTTAAGTATTATCAGTTGTAATTTCGTCATAGAGTGTGTTATAAACTCTGCGATGATCATAGAATATTTagtctttcttcttatttttacGTGCATGTTAGTTAGTAGGGGTTTTTACGCCTCAATACGATTAATAAGGTAAGGCACTTTAAATTTCCTTGATTAATAAGTAAGACTAGCCCCTTGTACTTGTTCTTTGCGTTTCgcttttattatataaataaaaaaactagCC
Coding sequences within it:
- the LOC132035234 gene encoding stemmadenine O-acetyltransferase-like, with the protein product MEKKIEIISKQLIKPSVCHVESFNFSALDQLASPTHYPIFLYYPHDQESTNLSTRSLQLKVPCPKFLLIFILFFGRLINDNTSISYNNSKDDDFGVLFIEAFTHNYNLQEILLSGSKTNTLEQFVPPMDSLLKTHLLVVQVTVFECGGMILGCLVSHKLSDASSICTFINNWAAAARGANNSNSLTPDFTSVVKVFPPTKQPSPLPFANPVGGEEKQIITKIFSFDGPSIADLKSKALSKDVPGPTSVEAVSALIWKCATVSSKSSTGMSTLSLVVNLRKRLVPSLPGGTIGNLLAFFVATKSNERDKNDLSNLVTILRKGLLEFPSLNWDVALDHIVENWNKLDLISRNNDTEFYSFSSWCGVPFYEADFGWGKPKWISTMIQYKNLIVLMDAKDGGIEAWVCLEVKHMSEFEQNPDLLDFATTK